The following proteins come from a genomic window of Methanosarcina sp. MTP4:
- the acsC gene encoding acetyl-CoA decarbonylase/synthase complex subunit gamma, protein MKINSPLQAYKYLPQTNCGECGEPTCMAFASKLIDRSGKTADCPPLVKEKKFAKKLAELEGLLAPEIREVIIGVGEKAAKIGGDDVLYRHKLTFFNKTKMFFDVADNMEEAALVERVKQIADFRKFYVGNYLLLDGVAVRAASGDPAKFAAAVKKVAETTDLPLILCSFDPAVLKAGLEVVKDKNPLLYAANKDNWKEVGELALEYKVPVVVSALNDLDALKTLAKTLAEAGIQDIVLDPGTVPVGKGLKDTFTNFLKIRRAGIDGDVEIAYPILALPFTAWMAGIEDPVSASYWETVMASMFTIRYGDIMILHSMEPYAVLPEMHLVDTIYTDPRTPVAVDGAMYQVGSPTVDSPVFFTTNFALTYYTVESDIASNGIDCWLLAVDTDGIGVEAAVAGGQLTSDKVKDAFDKAGFDLKKDVNHNTLIVPGLSARLQGDIEDSLGANVMVGPMDSGRIPGWMEKNWPPK, encoded by the coding sequence ATGAAAATAAACAGCCCATTACAAGCCTACAAGTACCTGCCCCAGACAAACTGTGGAGAATGTGGGGAACCCACCTGTATGGCCTTTGCATCAAAGCTGATCGACAGGTCCGGTAAGACTGCAGATTGCCCACCCCTGGTTAAGGAAAAGAAGTTCGCAAAGAAGCTTGCAGAACTAGAAGGGCTCCTTGCTCCCGAAATCCGTGAAGTGATCATCGGTGTAGGCGAGAAAGCAGCAAAGATCGGTGGGGACGATGTCCTGTACCGCCACAAGCTCACTTTCTTCAACAAGACAAAGATGTTCTTCGATGTGGCAGACAACATGGAAGAAGCTGCCCTTGTGGAGAGAGTGAAGCAGATTGCTGACTTCAGGAAGTTCTATGTAGGAAACTACCTCCTCCTCGACGGTGTGGCAGTAAGGGCAGCCTCCGGAGACCCCGCAAAGTTCGCAGCAGCCGTCAAGAAGGTAGCAGAGACAACAGATCTCCCCTTAATCCTATGTTCCTTCGATCCTGCAGTCCTCAAAGCAGGCCTTGAAGTAGTAAAGGACAAGAACCCGCTGCTCTACGCCGCAAACAAGGACAACTGGAAGGAAGTAGGAGAACTTGCCCTTGAGTACAAGGTGCCTGTGGTAGTTTCTGCCCTCAATGACCTTGATGCCCTCAAGACCCTCGCAAAGACCTTAGCCGAGGCAGGCATTCAGGACATTGTCCTTGACCCCGGAACCGTTCCGGTAGGCAAGGGCCTGAAGGACACATTCACCAACTTCCTGAAGATCAGGAGAGCAGGAATCGATGGGGACGTCGAGATTGCATACCCGATACTGGCCCTTCCGTTCACAGCCTGGATGGCAGGAATCGAGGACCCTGTCAGTGCCTCGTACTGGGAAACCGTGATGGCTTCAATGTTCACCATCAGATACGGCGACATAATGATCCTACACAGCATGGAGCCATATGCCGTCCTGCCTGAGATGCACCTGGTAGACACCATCTACACTGACCCAAGAACCCCTGTAGCCGTTGACGGTGCCATGTACCAGGTAGGAAGCCCGACAGTAGATTCCCCGGTGTTCTTCACCACAAACTTCGCCCTTACCTACTATACGGTAGAGAGCGACATTGCATCCAACGGAATAGACTGCTGGCTGCTTGCAGTTGACACCGACGGTATCGGCGTGGAAGCTGCCGTTGCCGGTGGCCAGCTGACCTCAGACAAGGTAAAGGACGCCTTTGACAAGGCCGGCTTCGACCTTAAAAAGGACGTAAACCACAACACCCTTATCGTTCCGGGTCTTTCCGCCCGCCTCCAGGGTGACATTGAGGACTCCCTCGGTGCAAACGTCATGGTAGGCCCAATGGACTCCGGCCGTATCCCCGGCTGGATGGAGAAGAACTGGCCTCCCAAATAA
- a CDS encoding transcription factor, with amino-acid sequence MIDLKDKVIRGYLMSLVGEEGLKMIENMPEGEVTDEEIAEKSGVLLNTVRRTLFILYENKFAIVARERDSNSGWLTYLWHLNFSDIEHQLMREKKKLMRNLKTRLDFEEGNVFYVCPQSCVRLLFDEATETEFLCPMCGEDLVYYDNSVFVEALRKRLEALSSA; translated from the coding sequence TTGATCGACTTAAAAGATAAGGTTATTCGAGGGTACCTTATGAGCCTTGTAGGGGAAGAAGGGCTCAAGATGATTGAGAACATGCCCGAAGGCGAAGTTACGGACGAAGAAATTGCGGAAAAAAGCGGGGTTTTGCTAAATACGGTAAGAAGAACTCTATTCATACTTTACGAGAACAAATTTGCAATAGTTGCAAGGGAGCGGGATTCCAACAGCGGTTGGCTTACATACCTCTGGCACCTCAACTTTTCGGACATCGAACACCAGCTGATGAGGGAAAAGAAAAAGCTGATGAGAAACCTGAAAACCCGCCTTGATTTTGAAGAAGGCAACGTATTTTATGTCTGCCCCCAGAGCTGTGTTCGCCTCCTCTTTGACGAAGCCACGGAAACCGAGTTTCTCTGTCCGATGTGCGGAGAAGACCTTGTTTACTATGACAACAGCGTCTTCGTAGAAGCCCTTAGAAAACGCCTGGAGGCCCTGAGTTCCGCCTGA
- a CDS encoding HAD family phosphatase → MLKALIFDMDGVLVDSMPFHAAAWKRAFLEMGMEIRDEDIYAIEGSNPNTGLPLLIRCAGEDPEAFDFEEITAIYRQEFGKIFELKAFDGMKECLETLKSRYLLSVVSGSDRLIVNGILNQLFPGVFDAVVTGDDVIYAKPHPDPFLKAVELLQVRKEECLVIENAIFGVESAKRADIYCIGVPTYVDFEQLDRADLVVGGHRELMEHLLSLGSSPSI, encoded by the coding sequence GTGTTAAAAGCGTTAATTTTTGATATGGATGGCGTCCTTGTGGATTCAATGCCCTTTCACGCGGCTGCCTGGAAAAGAGCTTTTCTGGAAATGGGCATGGAAATCCGGGATGAAGATATCTATGCAATCGAAGGTTCAAACCCTAACACCGGGTTGCCCCTGCTTATCAGATGTGCAGGGGAAGACCCTGAAGCTTTTGATTTTGAAGAAATCACCGCAATCTACCGTCAGGAGTTTGGAAAGATCTTTGAGCTAAAGGCTTTCGATGGGATGAAAGAGTGCCTTGAAACCCTGAAAAGCCGCTACCTCCTCTCAGTGGTCTCAGGCTCGGACAGGCTGATAGTTAACGGAATCTTGAACCAGCTTTTTCCGGGGGTCTTCGATGCCGTGGTCACGGGAGATGATGTTATCTATGCAAAGCCCCATCCGGATCCCTTCCTGAAAGCTGTCGAACTCCTGCAGGTCAGGAAAGAAGAATGCCTGGTAATCGAAAATGCTATTTTTGGGGTGGAATCAGCAAAGAGGGCGGACATTTACTGCATCGGAGTCCCCACATATGTCGATTTTGAGCAGCTGGACCGGGCTGACCTGGTGGTAGGTGGTCACAGGGAACTCATGGAGCACCTGCTGAGCCTGGGCTCTTCTCCTTCTATCTAA
- a CDS encoding TIGR00295 family protein has translation MISRTRAIRILEKAGCSPKVIEHCKTVALLAVEIAEKIRANGKEVDIRLVEAGALMHDLGRCRTHGISHAVEGFELARELGLDPKIAEIIKRHIGAGISEEEAEEIGLPAYDYFPRSLEEKIVAHADNLVGGTRRITIEERVGRMQKKHIGKEVTQRVEKLAEEIEEISC, from the coding sequence TTGATCTCAAGAACAAGAGCTATCAGGATACTCGAAAAGGCAGGTTGTTCCCCAAAAGTAATAGAACACTGCAAGACAGTAGCTTTACTGGCTGTTGAAATCGCAGAGAAAATCAGGGCAAACGGAAAGGAAGTGGACATCCGGCTGGTGGAAGCAGGAGCCCTGATGCACGATCTTGGGCGTTGCAGAACACACGGAATTTCTCATGCTGTTGAAGGATTCGAGCTGGCCAGGGAACTGGGACTTGACCCGAAAATTGCAGAGATCATAAAAAGGCATATCGGAGCCGGGATTTCAGAGGAGGAAGCAGAAGAGATAGGGCTTCCAGCCTATGATTATTTCCCCCGGAGCCTGGAAGAAAAGATCGTCGCCCATGCAGACAACCTTGTCGGGGGCACGAGAAGGATAACGATTGAAGAAAGGGTCGGCAGAATGCAGAAAAAGCATATCGGCAAAGAAGTGACCCAGAGAGTTGAAAAACTCGCAGAAGAAATAGAGGAAATTTCCTGCTAA
- the psmB gene encoding archaeal proteasome endopeptidase complex subunit beta, whose amino-acid sequence MDNEKYLKGTTTVGVVCTDGIVLASEQRATMGNFIASKTAKKVYQIDDLVGMTTAGSVGDAQQLVRLISVESKLYKMRRNESMTIKGITTLMSNLLSANRYYPLMVQLLIGGMDKNGPSIYSLDPLGGSIEETKISATGSGSPMAYGVLEDHYREDMTVEEGLDLAVRAIHNSMKRDSASGENVDAVVITKETFTRLDPEAIKAKRALFN is encoded by the coding sequence ATGGATAATGAGAAATATCTGAAGGGCACAACTACCGTAGGAGTAGTATGTACCGACGGGATAGTGCTCGCAAGCGAGCAGAGAGCCACAATGGGGAACTTCATTGCAAGTAAAACTGCAAAGAAAGTTTACCAGATAGACGACCTGGTTGGGATGACAACTGCCGGTTCTGTCGGCGACGCCCAGCAGCTGGTTCGGCTTATCAGTGTGGAGTCGAAACTCTATAAGATGCGCAGGAACGAATCAATGACAATCAAAGGGATCACCACTTTGATGTCCAACTTACTTAGTGCAAACCGCTATTACCCACTGATGGTTCAGCTCCTTATCGGAGGCATGGACAAGAATGGCCCTTCCATTTATTCCCTGGACCCGCTGGGAGGAAGCATTGAAGAGACAAAGATCTCAGCCACAGGTTCCGGTTCACCCATGGCTTACGGCGTCCTTGAAGACCACTACAGGGAAGACATGACAGTAGAAGAAGGGCTTGACCTTGCAGTCCGGGCGATCCACAACTCAATGAAAAGGGACTCCGCTTCCGGAGAAAACGTTGATGCGGTTGTAATCACAAAGGAGACATTCACAAGGCTGGATCCGGAAGCTATAAAGGCCAAGAGGGCATTATTCAACTAA
- a CDS encoding ATP-grasp domain-containing protein, protein MQNILIIGFDTRNIVCSAKRAGHTVCSIDAFRDHDLRKCTYASALLECRDPRELRKLDPARILEQMEGFGLDFDAVVPGSGLEYLDCRNFPCPVLASPPEAVKEASDKRRLAKRLETLGIPHPACYSPEETDAIEFPVMLKPAAGGGGIFNRVAKNREEFRAVLEEFSLLDPTGETDIMVQEFLEGTPSSVSLLATEKEALSLAVNEQLIGTLWLSRMPFAYCGNVTPFRTEHAGEMEKLAEELMLEFRLLGSNGVDFLLTEKGPVVLEINPRFQGSLDTVERATDLNLFEAHVNCFRGEIPEKPSTKRFAARGVLYSDRELFIDRTLMDVILGEESADIPCSGSVTGPDEPLTSLFACAPTGEEALHSLKEGAERIKAFIDREMEKQGEYLSPAGKT, encoded by the coding sequence ATGCAGAATATCCTGATTATCGGCTTTGACACCCGCAACATTGTATGTTCCGCAAAAAGGGCAGGGCATACTGTCTGCTCCATTGACGCCTTCAGGGACCATGACCTCCGAAAATGTACATACGCTTCGGCCCTGCTTGAGTGCAGGGACCCGAGAGAGCTTCGGAAACTTGACCCTGCCCGCATCCTGGAACAGATGGAAGGCTTCGGCCTGGATTTCGATGCTGTGGTCCCGGGATCAGGGCTTGAATACCTGGACTGCCGGAATTTCCCCTGCCCCGTGCTTGCCAGCCCCCCCGAAGCCGTAAAAGAAGCCTCTGACAAGCGGCGCCTGGCAAAAAGGCTTGAAACCCTGGGGATCCCACATCCTGCATGCTATTCCCCGGAAGAGACCGATGCAATCGAATTTCCGGTAATGCTCAAGCCTGCGGCAGGAGGGGGAGGAATATTTAACAGGGTTGCCAAAAACCGGGAAGAATTCCGGGCTGTGCTCGAGGAGTTCTCACTTCTGGACCCGACAGGAGAAACGGACATAATGGTTCAGGAATTCCTTGAAGGTACCCCGTCAAGCGTCTCCTTACTTGCAACGGAAAAAGAAGCCTTGTCCCTCGCCGTAAACGAACAGCTTATCGGGACCCTCTGGCTTTCGAGGATGCCTTTTGCCTACTGCGGGAACGTTACCCCTTTCAGGACGGAACATGCAGGGGAAATGGAAAAACTGGCAGAAGAACTGATGCTCGAATTCAGGCTCCTGGGTTCGAACGGCGTGGATTTCCTGCTTACGGAAAAAGGGCCGGTAGTGCTTGAAATAAACCCCAGGTTCCAGGGTAGCCTGGATACGGTTGAAAGAGCCACGGACCTGAACCTTTTCGAAGCCCATGTAAACTGTTTCCGCGGGGAGATTCCGGAAAAACCCTCAACAAAACGTTTTGCTGCCAGGGGAGTTCTCTATTCGGATCGAGAACTTTTTATAGACCGGACACTCATGGACGTCATCCTCGGGGAAGAAAGTGCGGACATCCCCTGCTCGGGATCCGTTACCGGGCCTGACGAGCCGTTGACATCTCTCTTCGCATGTGCCCCAACCGGGGAAGAAGCCCTGCACTCCCTTAAAGAGGGGGCAGAGAGAATAAAAGCTTTTATTGACAGAGAAATGGAAAAACAGGGGGAGTACCTGAGCCCTGCCGGGAAGACCTGA
- a CDS encoding beta-CASP ribonuclease aCPSF1 produces the protein MPIEDVLLDLKKKIERNLPAGVTITDVEFEGPQLVLYTEEPRKFADDGNIIRNLAKELRTRIAMRPDPRVLATPEDSISIIEEVVPKESVISSYYFDPDSGEVIIEAEKPGLVIGKHGATLREITKQIGWIPKVARTPPIKSRTVKNIREFMRNNLKERKEILKTVGRKIHRECTSKDQWVRVTTLGGCKEVGRSCFLLSTPESRVLIDCGVNVGSDENMTPYLYVPEVFPLNQIDAVIVTHAHLDHQGLVPLLFKYGYEGPVYCTPPTRDLMVLLQLDYIDVAAKEGKKIPYESAMITKTLKHTLPLDYEEVTDIAPDIKLTFHNAGHILGSAISHFHIGDGLHNVVFTGDYKYEKTRLFDPAVNRFPRVETVISEATYGNANAFQPALRDSEKNLQRIVKETIERGGLVLIPAFAVGRSQEVMIVLEESIRKGIIPNIPVYLDGMIWEATAIHATHPEYLNNDLRKLIFQKGQNPFLAECFKPVDSHDMRQKIIQNPHPCVILSTSGMMNGGPVMEYFRNFAGDARNTLVFVGYQADGTTGRRIQKGWKEIPMTGKNGSTEILKMNMEVQVVDGFSGHSDRRQLMDYIKKMQPRPERVFTEHGEEKACIDLASSIYKKLKIETRALTNLETVRLL, from the coding sequence ATGCCTATTGAAGACGTGCTATTAGACCTCAAAAAGAAAATTGAGAGAAATCTGCCGGCAGGAGTTACGATAACCGACGTCGAATTCGAGGGCCCCCAGCTCGTACTTTATACAGAAGAACCCCGCAAATTCGCTGACGACGGAAATATCATCCGCAACCTGGCAAAGGAACTCCGGACACGCATTGCCATGCGCCCGGACCCGAGGGTGCTTGCAACTCCCGAAGACTCTATTTCTATCATCGAAGAAGTTGTTCCAAAGGAATCCGTAATCTCAAGTTACTACTTTGATCCTGACTCCGGAGAAGTGATTATAGAAGCCGAAAAGCCGGGACTTGTCATCGGAAAACACGGCGCAACTCTCCGTGAGATCACAAAACAGATCGGGTGGATCCCCAAGGTCGCCAGGACCCCACCTATTAAATCCAGAACTGTTAAAAACATAAGGGAGTTCATGAGGAACAACCTCAAGGAAAGGAAGGAAATCCTGAAAACCGTGGGGAGGAAGATCCACAGGGAGTGTACCTCAAAAGACCAGTGGGTCAGGGTCACCACACTAGGGGGATGCAAAGAAGTCGGAAGGAGCTGTTTCCTTCTCTCAACCCCGGAGTCCAGGGTCCTGATTGACTGCGGAGTCAACGTAGGTTCCGACGAGAACATGACCCCTTACCTCTATGTCCCGGAAGTTTTTCCCCTTAACCAGATCGATGCTGTGATAGTAACTCACGCCCACCTGGACCACCAGGGCCTGGTCCCGTTGCTTTTCAAGTACGGTTATGAGGGGCCTGTTTACTGTACCCCTCCCACCAGGGACCTGATGGTGCTGCTCCAGCTTGACTACATCGACGTGGCAGCAAAAGAAGGGAAGAAGATCCCCTACGAATCAGCGATGATCACAAAGACCCTCAAACACACCCTCCCCCTGGACTACGAAGAGGTTACGGACATTGCCCCGGACATCAAACTGACCTTCCACAACGCAGGCCACATTCTGGGCTCAGCAATTTCCCACTTCCATATTGGGGACGGGCTCCACAATGTGGTCTTCACCGGGGACTACAAGTACGAAAAGACCAGGCTCTTTGACCCTGCAGTCAACAGGTTCCCCAGGGTTGAGACCGTCATTTCGGAAGCCACATACGGGAATGCAAACGCCTTCCAGCCAGCTCTCCGGGACTCTGAAAAGAACCTCCAGCGGATTGTTAAGGAAACCATTGAGAGAGGAGGGCTTGTCCTGATTCCGGCTTTTGCGGTAGGACGCAGCCAGGAAGTCATGATCGTGCTCGAGGAGTCCATAAGGAAAGGAATCATCCCCAATATCCCTGTCTACCTGGACGGGATGATCTGGGAAGCCACTGCGATCCATGCTACCCACCCCGAATACCTTAACAACGACCTGAGGAAACTGATCTTCCAGAAGGGCCAGAACCCCTTCCTTGCAGAGTGTTTCAAGCCCGTGGATTCCCACGATATGCGCCAGAAGATCATCCAGAACCCGCACCCCTGCGTTATCCTCTCCACCTCCGGTATGATGAACGGCGGGCCGGTTATGGAATACTTCAGGAATTTTGCAGGCGACGCCCGCAATACCCTTGTGTTTGTAGGGTACCAGGCTGACGGGACAACCGGGCGCCGGATCCAGAAAGGCTGGAAGGAAATCCCCATGACCGGAAAGAACGGAAGCACCGAAATCCTCAAAATGAACATGGAAGTGCAGGTCGTGGACGGCTTTTCCGGACACTCGGACAGAAGACAGCTCATGGACTACATCAAGAAAATGCAGCCCCGTCCCGAAAGGGTCTTCACCGAACACGGGGAAGAAAAGGCCTGTATCGACCTTGCAAGCTCGATTTACAAGAAACTGAAGATCGAGACAAGGGCACTTACAAACCTTGAAACCGTAAGGCTGCTGTGA
- the cdhD gene encoding CO dehydrogenase/acetyl-CoA synthase subunit delta, which yields MAKKMKLTDITDMFAGMDVEALEGVTIEGDIELDLGGLGGGFDPMLAAALGQESAVLAQHFARIAGMFGYPVGIGAGAPAPAAALAAPKFKDLIPAKFDVANMADWATPIQEVRIGNTSADGGSRGKAVHVGGEKALPFYFDAEMPNRNQVTIDVFDMRIGLAKAVKQNYDEVMDSPGEWAKKNVEQFNADMITIHLISTDPLIKDTPAKEAAKVVEEVLQAVDVPIAIGGSGNPQKDPEVLAKAAEVAEGERCLLASASLNLDYAAIAEAALKYDHDVLSWTQLDMNSQKELNRKLMKQCNVPRERIIMDPTTAALGYGLDYAYTNMERIRLAALLGDDELTFPMSSGTTNAWGARESWMVGSPLKEDSDWGPREYRGPIWEIVTGLSLALAGNDLFMMMHPTSVAFLKKATQTLFGSIDAEPVDISNWIAAEV from the coding sequence ATGGCAAAGAAGATGAAATTAACTGACATTACAGACATGTTCGCGGGCATGGACGTAGAAGCCCTCGAAGGTGTTACTATTGAAGGGGACATTGAACTTGACCTGGGAGGTCTTGGCGGTGGCTTTGACCCGATGCTCGCTGCAGCCCTGGGACAGGAGAGTGCAGTACTTGCCCAGCACTTCGCAAGAATTGCAGGTATGTTCGGCTACCCCGTAGGTATCGGAGCAGGAGCTCCTGCCCCGGCCGCTGCCCTTGCTGCCCCGAAGTTTAAGGATCTTATCCCTGCCAAATTCGACGTTGCAAACATGGCAGATTGGGCAACCCCAATACAGGAAGTCAGGATAGGTAACACATCAGCAGACGGTGGAAGCCGTGGAAAGGCAGTGCACGTTGGTGGCGAGAAGGCCCTTCCGTTCTACTTCGACGCTGAGATGCCTAACAGGAACCAGGTTACAATCGACGTATTCGACATGCGAATCGGCCTTGCAAAGGCTGTCAAGCAGAACTACGACGAAGTCATGGACAGCCCTGGAGAATGGGCAAAGAAGAACGTTGAACAGTTCAACGCCGACATGATCACAATCCACCTGATTTCAACCGACCCGCTCATCAAGGACACACCCGCCAAGGAAGCAGCCAAGGTTGTAGAAGAAGTCCTGCAGGCAGTTGACGTGCCAATCGCGATCGGTGGATCCGGGAACCCGCAGAAGGACCCAGAAGTCCTCGCAAAAGCAGCAGAAGTTGCAGAAGGCGAGCGCTGCCTCCTTGCATCTGCAAGCCTGAACCTGGACTATGCAGCAATCGCAGAGGCCGCATTAAAGTACGACCACGATGTGCTTTCATGGACACAGCTGGACATGAACTCCCAGAAGGAACTGAACAGGAAGCTCATGAAGCAGTGCAACGTGCCCAGGGAAAGGATAATCATGGACCCGACCACTGCAGCCCTCGGATATGGTCTCGACTACGCTTACACCAACATGGAGCGCATCAGGCTTGCAGCCCTCCTCGGTGACGACGAACTGACCTTCCCAATGTCCTCAGGTACCACCAACGCATGGGGTGCCCGTGAGTCCTGGATGGTTGGATCTCCACTAAAGGAAGACTCCGACTGGGGACCGAGAGAATACAGAGGTCCGATCTGGGAGATTGTCACTGGTCTGTCCCTTGCCCTTGCAGGAAACGATCTCTTCATGATGATGCACCCGACATCGGTTGCTTTCCTGAAGAAGGCCACGCAGACCCTATTCGGTTCGATAGATGCAGAGCCTGTTGACATTTCCAACTGGATCGCAGCGGAGGTGTAA
- a CDS encoding 60S ribosomal export protein NMD3, translating to MNYIICPKCGRECEKLLDSVCRDCFFENFKLIELPLVISLRICSRCGAYFHKSRWEDFGKLEEVVEKDVEDALLIHAEAEDIEIYLEPRQLTPYIYIVRVEVDALVRGENVHAEAETEVRVRREACDMCSREAGGYFEAIIQVRATGRLPTEEEKRRSVAIARETMQQMKKKGDRLAFITDTQELKEGADLYMGSMNASKQVCRLIVSEMGGSYSESPSLVGMKDGKNVYRITYSMRLPEFRSGDIIRYREKVIEIKNSGKRINGIYLEDGSRFTIPAEELKGAEKVAHINDAVMTVLVSIEEHAILVLDPRTYETVAIKKPVSFSARAGSEIPVLKTLYGLFAL from the coding sequence ATGAATTACATAATATGCCCGAAATGCGGCAGAGAATGTGAGAAACTCCTTGATTCCGTTTGCAGGGACTGCTTCTTTGAAAACTTCAAACTTATCGAACTTCCCCTGGTCATAAGCCTGAGGATCTGTTCCCGCTGCGGTGCGTACTTTCACAAAAGCCGCTGGGAAGATTTCGGCAAACTGGAAGAAGTGGTGGAAAAAGACGTAGAAGACGCCCTCTTAATCCATGCGGAAGCAGAGGATATTGAAATCTACCTTGAACCCAGGCAGCTTACGCCTTACATATATATTGTGAGGGTGGAGGTCGATGCCCTGGTAAGGGGAGAAAACGTACATGCCGAAGCCGAAACCGAGGTAAGGGTCCGCAGGGAAGCCTGCGACATGTGCAGCAGGGAAGCCGGCGGGTACTTTGAAGCAATTATTCAGGTCAGGGCAACAGGGAGACTTCCCACCGAAGAGGAGAAGAGGCGTTCCGTTGCAATAGCAAGGGAAACCATGCAGCAGATGAAGAAAAAAGGAGACCGCCTTGCCTTCATCACCGACACCCAGGAACTCAAAGAAGGGGCAGACCTTTACATGGGTTCCATGAACGCCAGCAAACAGGTCTGCCGGCTCATTGTCTCGGAAATGGGGGGCAGCTATTCCGAATCCCCGAGCCTCGTGGGAATGAAAGACGGAAAAAACGTCTACCGAATAACATATTCCATGCGCCTGCCCGAGTTTAGGTCCGGGGACATAATAAGGTACAGGGAAAAAGTAATCGAGATCAAGAATTCCGGGAAAAGGATTAACGGCATATATCTGGAAGACGGGTCCCGCTTCACAATCCCCGCGGAGGAACTGAAAGGTGCTGAAAAGGTGGCACATATCAACGATGCGGTCATGACCGTGCTGGTCTCCATCGAAGAACACGCAATCCTGGTGCTTGACCCCAGGACCTATGAAACCGTTGCCATAAAAAAACCGGTTTCCTTCAGTGCCAGAGCCGGGAGCGAGATCCCGGTCCTGAAGACCCTGTACGGGCTTTTTGCCCTGTAA
- a CDS encoding AAA family ATPase: MTKVIAITGKGGTGKTAVAALLIRYLSKNDNFLLAVDADADTNLPETLGCEVIKTIGDAKEALQEEITKPKPDHPDMNKESILQSKIYEIIEEMPGYDLLVMGRPEGAGCYCYVNNLLRGIMDKLVVNYDVVVIDTEAGLEHFSRKIIRNVDNLIVVTDASRRGFRTAERIHELVDELESNISNIHVIANKVTDANRDKIEKLAGDLKLDLIGMVPLDPKVEELDIGGIPLSELPEDSVAVIEIEKIAKKLGF, translated from the coding sequence GTGACAAAAGTTATTGCAATAACGGGAAAAGGCGGGACAGGTAAAACAGCGGTAGCGGCTCTTTTGATCCGCTACCTTTCTAAAAATGACAACTTTTTACTTGCAGTTGACGCAGATGCGGATACGAACCTGCCAGAAACCCTGGGATGTGAGGTAATAAAGACCATCGGGGACGCAAAGGAGGCACTCCAGGAGGAGATTACAAAGCCGAAACCTGACCACCCCGACATGAATAAGGAATCGATACTCCAGAGTAAGATCTACGAGATTATTGAAGAGATGCCGGGTTACGACCTCCTGGTCATGGGCAGGCCCGAAGGTGCAGGCTGCTACTGTTATGTGAACAACCTGCTTCGGGGCATCATGGACAAACTTGTTGTCAACTATGATGTGGTGGTCATTGACACGGAAGCCGGACTCGAGCACTTCAGCCGGAAGATCATCCGGAACGTCGATAACCTGATAGTGGTGACAGACGCCTCAAGAAGGGGTTTCAGGACTGCTGAAAGGATTCATGAACTTGTGGATGAACTGGAATCAAATATTAGCAATATACATGTTATTGCAAACAAGGTCACAGATGCCAACCGCGATAAGATCGAAAAACTTGCCGGGGATCTAAAACTTGACCTTATAGGCATGGTCCCCCTTGACCCGAAAGTCGAGGAGCTGGACATAGGGGGCATCCCCCTCTCCGAACTCCCAGAGGATTCGGTTGCAGTGATTGAAATCGAAAAAATTGCAAAGAAACTGGGGTTCTAA